The sequence TACACAATCGAACAACGCatagaaattgtaaaaattcaCTTTAAAAATGGTGATGTGAACTGGCCACCAAGATCATGTGACTTGACGCCGTTAGACTTCTTTCTTTGGGGTTATCTTAAGGATAAAGTGTACACCAGCAAACCACAATCCATTGAGGACCTCAAAGAAGAAATTTGACACAACATTGCTGAAATTTCTCAGCAATTATGTCAATGTTAatgtcatggaaaatttcatcAAAAGAGTGTTGCCACGGTCGAGGCGGTCATttgtcagatgttttgtttcataCATAACCTCCATGTCTTCACTttcaaataaagcaaaaacattattaatgttcaaataaaaaaaaaaaagtgttttattaaaaaatttaaatgtcagttcattttgggacacccttatACTGTTTTTCtcatgcaaaagcttccagctcttTGAGGTTTGATAGTTTTTGTGTTACAACTGTTGTCGTAAAAttccaccaaagattttctaagGGACTTAAATCTGGAAACTGAAAAGGACACTGCAGGATATTCtaggactgattccttaaccaagctttggttgacttggaagtgtgcttgAGATCATCACCAATGTTTAACTTTACCACAGAAGGCATACCATTCCTTCATTCTTCAAAATGCCATGGCATTTCTGTAAATCCAAGACACAAGTCAAGTTTGATAGTTCCTGCACCATAAAAGTATTCCATCTGGAATAGCTGCACCCTTCCTGTGCCTTCATCAGATTATTTGCCTGTTCAGTATCACAgggatttttttctttgttgtccTGTTTAGATTGCTAAGGCCTCTGGATGAAATTTCAGGCTTGCTTTTATAGTTAGGCAGTTTGCTGCTATACCACAATTTTGGAACTTCTGGACAGTACTCCTAATAgtgtctctaggaatgttcaAGATTGATGTCTAATATACTCCATACAACATAGTGGTGGCATCTTCAGACGTTTTGGGGACCTTGTCAATAATTTGATTTGTTGGTCATCCAATTCCCAATTTTGACTTAAATGGAAAAATGTGACTTCTGTTTTGAAATAACTAAAAACAGACTAGGAAACAGAATTATTAAAACAAGCTGCTTAAGAGAAAGGAATCCATTAAGAACCATGTTCTTAGTTTGagaaatgacattttaaaaatcaGCAACAGCCCCTGCATTTGTTAAGCTCTCtaaacacacatgcattcaTGTCTTCAGATATGACAGGCAAGTCAAAGTGTTTAAACATTGCTTGACAGTTTAGAGAGCCTGATGAAACTGAAATGCTTTTATcttaaacatgtattttattttagctcttataaaaaactaatattaaaaatgttttctgACAGAAATGACTGATCCCTTCCCTTCATGTAATGTTCTGCATTGCTTTTTATACATGTCTTTGATTTCATAGAAGCTTTAAACACCAAGAGCATTTTGATTGCTTATTTTATGGGAAGAGACATTTGTTGTCTTGTTAATGTCAGATCTGACCTTTGGCTTAACCAAATGGCAAAATAGTTGCTACATGGTAGGGTCCTAGCTCAAGGTAGTAGATGCCTTTTGTTagttatatacaagtacatataaAATCTAATTGTGCTAAAATCTTGGACATCATTTAAAGACAAATTTACCCCTTGTTTAAATTGCCGTTAACTGACGTATGGTTATTATGCCTCTTCTTTTGACTGTAATGTTTTGTGTGACCTTAAAACacccataaaataaaaaatctggcCAATTAAACacagtgacctttttttttaatagtgtcTCAGTGATTTAAATTGATGATTTATCACAACTCATGACATTGTGTTACAGTATTTTAATTGCTGTACAATTATAAGTATATAACATACAAAATATGtaacaattaatatatgttGTTCCAACCATTATTTCTCTGTTATAGGTGCTGTTTACACCCTGAAGAACAGTCTCATTCTGTTAACAATACTTTTCAAATTTGCCCAATAAAACCCCAGAAGGAGACCTACAGGTTTACAGAGTCACAGGAGAAACATAATGGCAAGACAGATAGTAATGATGCCATCAACACTGTGGTCTGCACCCAGTTTTGTATCCCAGCTCCAAAGGAGAGCGTTGAACCAGACATCAAAGTCTCTAGTGAAGTCCCTAGGTTAGAAATCATCCCAGGATCTGTGGTGGAACTGCAGCTGTCACTGGCAAAGACCACCCTAGAGAAGAACACCAGTTGTACGTCACTAGGCAGTGCTCGGGGAGTTGAAGTGGACTTTAACAATCAACCAAACAATGAAGATGACAATACAACAACCAGTGCTCctggctcctcctccttctatATACCACTACATGAGAGACAGCCTCTAGGTCAGCGAGGCGTGCTTGTTAGCTCTCCATCTGCTTTGCTGGGACAGGTGGACATTACTTTAGAGCCTATTGGGAGGGACTCTGAAACGGAATGGGTGGAGGCCTGTGAGACTGAGGATAGGGGGGGTAAACAAGTGGATTACACTGAGACAGAAAGAGGGCACACTGGCCAGGCTGCTACCTCCTTTTCTGTCTCCTTTGGAATTCCATCAGAAGAACGGGACTCTGAGTCTGAGAGGGAGCTCAATCAGCCCAACAAGCACCGGGCAAGGCACGCCAGTAAGTcctttttactatttaaaagtGTATTGACATTTTTTATGCTGTATGCTGGTGCCATTTGGTCCCTGTATTTTACAAAACTGAATAAATTTCTTATTTTGCTATGTACATGAACTAGTTAGTTATATATTGTTTTGTACTAAGGATTACTCTAAACAAtaacttattttttaaaaagcactCAAAGGCATTAAaatgttacattattttaagcattaatatgtttaatttaagtACTTTTTTCCCTGTCTAGATTTTCTATAATTTGGAGCTTTATATcacataactaaataaatattataatattttagacGTTTgtactgaaaatgaaatgaaattggaATGTCTTTACTTATGGCTGCAGTGTGGAGGGACCTGGATGATGACATGGTGAGGATAAGAATAAAACACAGGGCGTGTTTAACACTGCTGATAGTAGAGCAACTTGATAGACACCAGCATGTGTGTCACTGTTCAGTTACCTGATCCTTTTAATCTGGCAGTCTTAGCAGCACTGAAAATGGAAGTATTCTGTTCTCATTTGTATTAGTTCCATATTGAAAGTCTACATATCAAACATGAACAGGAGATtcatcaaatatttatttttttatttgctaagTAAAAGTGATTTAAAAAGAGAAATGTCTCTAGACCATTACCTTTGGGGTTTAGACATAACTATTTTAATAGAGACTTATAAGCCAGGTACTTATTTTTATCAAATGATTCTTATCAACTAAAGTGAATAATATCTGTAAAATACAAAGtaatttattgctttattattgaGTTATTTGGGGGAACAGATTACATACctccataaataaaatactcaAGATAATGCAACTATACCACTCTCTCAAGTCACATGTTGAATTTGCTGTACTAGCTACAAGGTCTGTTGTGAAAAGAAGACCTATGTATTTCACTTACAAATTGTAATGTTAAGTGTACAATTACAAATGACATCTTGCAAAGGTAtattaataacacacaccttAATTTTGACACAGATGTTATACTGAGGTCTAATACTTTTTGTCAGAGCATTAAAAAACAcaagtgattttttttcccccacatCTTAAACTGCCTTTTTATCCTtggtaagaaataatgtaacaCTATCAATAGAAGTACAGTATTTTAGCTAGCACTAAATTACCAAAagataaaatatacaaaataaattataagcTTACAACAATTTGGTagtcacaaatacacacaaataccattcaaaatcttgtggaaagccttccaaaAAGAATGTTAAACTTATTATAACAAACTGATGCTCAGATGCCCACATaaatttggccatacagtgtactaTATTGGGATGCAGGTTGTTGCCAAGTCACATTTTTGCAAGCTTTGTGAAACTGTACTTTCATCAAGCAAAAGTAATCCTTTAATATTATCAGTTAGTTCTTACCCCACCCTTTTTATCCTGTGCCTTAAACCCCTGCCTTTTTTGTTTCTCCAAGGGCTCCGACGGAGTGAGAGCCTGTCCGAGAAACAGGTGAAGGAGGCCAAGTCTAAATGCAAGCGGATTGCTCTTCTCCTGACTGCTGCTGCCCCCAACCCTCATAACAAGGGGTTGTTGATGTTTAAAAAGCACAGACAGAGAGCCAAGCATTACACACTTGTAAGCTACGGAACTGGAGAAAATGAACCACAATCTGATGACGAAGACAACGAAAATTACAAGGAAGCACATGCTGTTGAATTTACAGTTCTAGCCACCAGTGAAACTGAACTTGATGGGGATTTCTTAAAAAACTGCTTAGACCACAAGAGCATTGTAACCTTTGACTGTGATACTGGACTTCTTGAGATAGAGCGCAAACTTCACAACAAAGAAGATATGAATGTGCTCCCTGAAACTAAGGGCAAAGGAGCCCTGATGTTTGCACAGCGCAAACAGCGCATGGATGAGATTGCAGCAGAACATGAAGACATGAGAAGTAAGGGGATCTCTGTTGAGAGTGTGCAGGATGCTGAGAAGCATTACCAGCATCAGCCTTACATGCAGGCTAATGATGGCCAGAATTACATGGATGTAAATGTGAGCCACCAACAGCAGCACCCGCAGTACCAACAATATGAAGACCATTATTTTCATCATCAGCAACAACATCAACAGCAGCAACAATATCAAGAGTACCAACAGCAAATGCAATATCAACAGCAACATCATTACCAACAACATCAAGATTACCAACAACAGCTGGAGTTCAAGCAACAGCAACAGTATAATCAGCAGCAACAGTACCAGCAACAGGTGCAACAATATTCTAATAATATGAATGGTATGTCTAGTCACCAATCCAATGTAATGCAATCATCAGTCATTAATAGAAGTGCCAAGCCATTTTCAGTACAGAACACGGCAGCAGTCACATTCTCCCCATCTGTAACTCAAGAGCATTATTCAGATGGACAAGGAGAACAAATTGCATCCAGGGATGAACGAATTTCTGTACCTGCAATCAAGACAGGGATCCTACAAGATTCCAGCAGAAAGAACAAAAGTAAGCCCATGTTTACTTTTAAAGAGCCTCCAAAAGTTTCTCCAAACCCAGTGCTATTGAATCTTCTCCATAAAAGTGACAAAAAGGTAGCCTTTGATTCTGGTCCAGAGGAGGATTACCTAAGCTTGGGGGCAGAGGCTTGCAACTTTTTGCAGTCCCCTAAAGTAAAGGACAAAACCCCACCACCAGTTGCCCCCAAACCTCACATAAACCCAGCTTCCCCACCTTGGTCACCTGAACCAGAAACTGCAGAACAGCAGTTTCCTCAACATGCTGAAAATAACGTCCCAGTATCTGCCAGGGATTCTGTGACTAAAATAGAGCCCACAGCCATACCAGATCAGGAACCCTCCTCCTCACCTGCTCCTGAACGACAGCAAGCTCTCACTAACCCCCCTTCACAGGTTCAGCCAGAAGCAGTCAATGCATGGGGTGTATCTAAGCCACCCATGCAGTCAGCTcagcacacagacacatggCATGAGAATCAATTTCAACCACAATTACAGGCAAAGCCAGAGCCACCTGTTAGCTCTTGGGGTCTATCTTCAACTCAAGCTCATGAGCAGCCACCAGTAAGTGCTTGGGGTCCAGCTGAGGTTTCTTTACAAGCCCAGACACAGAGTCAGTCAAATATGCAGCCACCCTGGGCAACCCAGCCCCAAGTCAACTCAGAAGTGCAACCACCCACATCTATTCAAACCCAGTCACAACCCCAGCCCGCCTTGGTGCCACAGAGTCAACATCAACCACAACATCAACCTCAAATGAATACATGGGCAACAGCTCCAACTCAGTCAACACACCAAACCCAGTGGGCACAGTCTCAACATCAAGAAGAGGCCTCTGTTAGTACTTGGTCTCAAGAGCCAAATCAACCACAAGTACAACCACCctgggcccaacagcaacaagTATCTCAGCCATCGCCACCATGGACTGCTCCTCAACAGCATTCTCAGCCCTCTTGGATTCAGCCTCAAAGCCAGGCACAGCCTTGGACCTCCCCAACCCAGCAGCAAGTACTGCAACAACCACCTGTAAATACATGGAACCAACCTCAAAGTCCAGTTCAAGCCCAGCCTCAATGGGCTCAGCAAGCTCAGCCATCCCCTCAGCTCCCATCACAAATGCAGCAACATCAAAATACTTGGTCCTCAGCACCCAGTCAGTCACAGTCATCATGGACTCAACAGACTCAAGAACAGCCACAGCAAATGATAAGCTCATGGACACCAGAGCAAAGTCAAGTACCGCCACCCTGGACTCAGCCACAATCTCCATCTCAGACACAACCTCAATGGTCTCATCAGCCCCAGAAACAGGCACCACCACaatcccattctaaaacagTTTCAAGTGGATGGACACCAAGGCCCCAGCAAGGTCCAGTTAGTAACACAGCTGCTGCTGAACCCCATAAACTGGCTCAGCAGGTCAAACCATGGAGTCCACCTCAGACTAGTCAAACCTCTCCTGCGAATCGATTAaactcatacacacctacatcAAGAGCACCAGCACCAGCATCAGCAACAAGTAGTATGTCTCGCACTGGAATGGGTTCAGCTTTTGAGATGCCAGCCTTGAAAGGGAAAGGTGCAGAACTCTTCGCCAAGAGGCAATCCAGAATGGAAAAGTATGTGGTGGATTCCACTACAGTGCAGGCAAATCAGGCAAGACCTTCATCCCCTACTCCTTCTTTGCCAGTCTCATGGAAATATTCACCTAATTGTcgtgctcctccacctttgtCATATAATCCACTACAATCACCCTCATATCCACCAGGTGCTACTAAGCAACCACCATCATCTAGTACAActttaaagaacaaaaataagGGCAAAGATAAAGAAAAACCTGCACCCAAACCACTTAATGTTTTGGATGTCATGAAGCATCAGCCGTACCAACTAAAGTCATCTCTGTTTACCTATGGTCCAGCAGCAGAGAAACTTGCGGCAGAAAATGAGGCAGCTCAAAAGCTTGCAGCTCAGCAAAAAGCTGGGGCCCAAGCCCAACCTCTACCTGAAGCTCATGCAATGGCTTCTAGCACTTTAGTCCAAAATCAGGATTTAAGATATGATCAGGTTCCTGGGCCCTATGGCTTCATGGCTTCGCATCAGACCCAGCCACCCCAACAGCCTTATGTTACCTCAACTGCCATGCATGATAGCCCCTATCACCACACTTCTGATAGCTATCAACCCGCTCCCAATGTCTATCAACAAGTCCCCTATGAATTGCATAATCCCCAGCATGCTTACCAACAACCCCCTTCTAGCCCTTACCAACAAGCACCAAGTCTTTCCTACCAGCAGCCCCCTTCATATCAAACTGGCCCCACCCCTCCATATCAAACTGGCCCCAATATGTCCTATCAAGCCTCCCCAACATCATGCTATCAACAAGCTCCAAGTTCTTATGTGATACCTGCCTGTCCAGTGGCAGCAAGATCAGATTCGGCTTCAGGAAGTACCATTGTTGCTGCACCAAAACCAAAGTTTTCTGCCAAAAAAAGTGATGCACAAGTGTGGAAACCTGGCACTGCTAAAAGTGCTGATAACTAGGGCTTACTGGTCAAGCAGGGAATCAAAACTATATACAAATAAGTGAAAAAGGGTGCAATATGTTCTTACATGTATAAAACATGTATAAAAGCCCAAGGTGGCCTTTGACACTTTTTTGGATTCACACTTTTAAAAGTCAGTTTTATGTagtaataacataaaataacattaaaatagttTTCTTGTAATCTTAAGTTACTTATGTTAAAAGTACAGGATAACAAATGTTAATGAAGAGATAAAAAGATTCTCATTGCTATTTTTGGCTTCTGTACAGTACAAAAATTGCTATCAACAATCAAATTTAGAACAGAACACAAACTATAGTTAATTTTAATACATAGATACAGCAGAGAGTATTTCTGTATAGTTAAAATTTATGCTGCAATAATATATTGTAAAAATgtctgtttaaatgttttaaccaGTAAgtacatgataaaaaaagatGCAGTATTTATATGAATGAAGAAGGAATATTGGTATGTGAATGGTAAGTAAGAGAAATGAGGACTGAggaataatatacagtgtatcacaaaagtgagtacacccctcacatttctgcagatatttaagtatatcttttcatgggacaacactgacaaaatgacactttgacacaatgaaaagtagtctgtgtgcagcttatataacagtgtaaatttattcttagctcaaaataactcaatatacagccattaatgtctaaaccaccggcaacaaaagtgagtacaccccttagtgaaagttcctgaagtgtcaatattttatgtggccaccattatttcccagaactgccttaactctcctgggcatggagtttaccagagcttcacaggttgccactggaatgcttttccactcctccatgacgacatcacggagctggcggatattcgagactttgcactcctccaccttccgcttgaggatgccccaaagatgttcgattgggtttaggtctggagacatgcttggccagtccatcacctttaccctcagcctcttcaataaagcagtggtcgtcttagaggtgtgtttggggtcattatcatgctggaacactgccctgcgacccagtttccggagggaggggatcatgctctgctcagtatttcacagtacatattggagttcatgtgtccctcaatgaaatgtaactccccaacacctgctgcactcatgcagccccagaccatggcattcccaccaccatgcttgactgtaggcatgacacacttatctttgtactcctcacctgattgccgccacacatgcttgagaccatctgaaccaaacaaattaatcttggtctcgtcagaccataggacatggttccagtaatccatgtcctttgttgacatgtcttcagcaaactgtttgcgggctttcttgtgtagagacttcagaagaggcttccttctggggtgacagccatgcagaccaatttgatgtagtgtgcggcgtatggtctgagcactgacaggctgaccccccaccttttcaatctctgcagcaatgctgacagcactcctgcgcctatctttcaaagacagcagttggatgtgacgctgagcacgtgcactcagcttctttggacgaccaacgcgaggtctgttctgagtggaccctgctcttttaaaacgctggatgatcttggccactgtgctgcagctcagtttcagggtgttggcaatcttcttgtagccttggccatcttcatgtagcgcaacaattcgtcttttaagatcctcagagagttctttgccatgaggtgccatgttggaactttcagtgaccagtatgagagagtgtgagagctgtactactaaattgaacacacctgctccctatgcacacctgagacctagtaacactaacaaatcacatgacattttggagggaaaatgacaagcagtgctcaatttggacatttaggggtgtagtctcttaggggtgtactcacttttgttgccggtggtttagacattaatggctgtatattgagttattttgagggaagaataaatttacactgttatataagctgcacacagactacttttcattgtgtcaaagtgtcattttgtcagtgttgtcccatgaaaagatatacttaaatatctgcagaaatgtgaggggtgtactcacttttgtgatacactgtatatatataatagtatataacatatatactgtatatttttatttatttacatgtataatcTTTGACAGAGAAAAATATTAAAGTACCTCAGTAGACTGATTGAAAATGGtagtcaaaataaatgaaatacataacTAAGAACGTGACATATGACAAGTCAGAGTGTAAATTGGAGTTTTAGTTGAGTATTCTTTATTTGAAAGactaattaatattaattttgctaatttttatgatttttttttaaaagttagGCCTTTTTAGGTTAGAAGAAATGCATACTGTATTTACTATATTGAATGTGGTTTATCGAAGACCACATTTAAAAGTTATTAGGGTAAAAGCAGTGCCTAAAAGCAACTAATCAAATTGTAATGTTGATATTGTGTGATGCAATCAAAAAAGGCAAGAAGTAAAGTGTTTCTTTTTAATAGCTTTAAGACTATCGTGATATCCTTTGTTTTCCCCTTGATGTTTAATTAGGAAAATAATTTTTGTCACTTTTCtgctttgttcttttttctgtatttgtctttgtttatttttgtgatACGTTAGTTTGAGttgctaaattaaataaaatacacaaccAGCATTTTTTTTCAAGTGTAAAGACACTGCACATTTGGAAAACCTTTGTTTTATTTGACTTTTGTAATATttgttttcttctgtttctctCGTTCTTTATGATGCACTTTCTGTAAGGCCTGCTACAGTACTATTAAAATTACTTGCTATCATTCTTATTCAGTTCTCTTGGTTTATTTGCATGCTTCTGCCACTTTTAGTATGCCTTGCATGAGCACATTCACTGTCTTGCTTTTGCTTattctgttcattttttttcATGTTGTGTCCTTGCTCAAATCTTTTAGTAACACTGTCATCACAGTACACAGTAGACAGTGAAAAAGTGCCACGCCACTACATGGTATTGGCACTGGACAATCTAGAGATGCTTTTGAAAAtctataataaaaacatttttatgaatGTAAGTAATAAGACCATTCTATGCTTTCTCCACTGACTAATATGTGCAGATGATACGTTGTTAATATAGATACACTAAAAGTGGACCAGTATGGCATCATGCACTTGAGAAGTGTAAAGGCTTGTCATTTTAGAAATATGAAAGTGATATGACTCAAGGCTGAGTAGTCTGCCTGATACTATTTTTGTAAGGATATGATACCTTATCCCATGACCTCTAAGAACAGAGGGCATTTCTATGCCACCTGTTTCTTGATctcatattaatttattaattttccaAAACTCAGTCATCATGCACTAGGATTAGTGGCAAGTCATGCCGTTTTGATCTCATCCATATTCCTGGTATCTGTACAATTTGCTAAATAATTAGTCATACAAATattgtagtatacagtgtgatTAAAAcaatactatttattatttattaacaacaaAGATACATTGGCTCATTTGCATTTTGTCTAGCC is a genomic window of Trichomycterus rosablanca isolate fTriRos1 chromosome 4, fTriRos1.hap1, whole genome shotgun sequence containing:
- the LOC134312304 gene encoding synaptopodin-2 codes for the protein MSALWNYACVNLRGCAPWGFQLRQTDTEPHRPVQVHQVEEGSHASLAGLCEDDELVSVNGVSCSNLSLAEVIVFIENATDCLQLVVKRCCLHPEEQSHSVNNTFQICPIKPQKETYRFTESQEKHNGKTDSNDAINTVVCTQFCIPAPKESVEPDIKVSSEVPRLEIIPGSVVELQLSLAKTTLEKNTSCTSLGSARGVEVDFNNQPNNEDDNTTTSAPGSSSFYIPLHERQPLGQRGVLVSSPSALLGQVDITLEPIGRDSETEWVEACETEDRGGKQVDYTETERGHTGQAATSFSVSFGIPSEERDSESERELNQPNKHRARHARLRRSESLSEKQVKEAKSKCKRIALLLTAAAPNPHNKGLLMFKKHRQRAKHYTLVSYGTGENEPQSDDEDNENYKEAHAVEFTVLATSETELDGDFLKNCLDHKSIVTFDCDTGLLEIERKLHNKEDMNVLPETKGKGALMFAQRKQRMDEIAAEHEDMRSKGISVESVQDAEKHYQHQPYMQANDGQNYMDVNVSHQQQHPQYQQYEDHYFHHQQQHQQQQQYQEYQQQMQYQQQHHYQQHQDYQQQLEFKQQQQYNQQQQYQQQVQQYSNNMNGMSSHQSNVMQSSVINRSAKPFSVQNTAAVTFSPSVTQEHYSDGQGEQIASRDERISVPAIKTGILQDSSRKNKSKPMFTFKEPPKVSPNPVLLNLLHKSDKKVAFDSGPEEDYLSLGAEACNFLQSPKVKDKTPPPVAPKPHINPASPPWSPEPETAEQQFPQHAENNVPVSARDSVTKIEPTAIPDQEPSSSPAPERQQALTNPPSQVQPEAVNAWGVSKPPMQSAQHTDTWHENQFQPQLQAKPEPPVSSWGLSSTQAHEQPPVSAWGPAEVSLQAQTQSQSNMQPPWATQPQVNSEVQPPTSIQTQSQPQPALVPQSQHQPQHQPQMNTWATAPTQSTHQTQWAQSQHQEEASVSTWSQEPNQPQVQPPWAQQQQVSQPSPPWTAPQQHSQPSWIQPQSQAQPWTSPTQQQVLQQPPVNTWNQPQSPVQAQPQWAQQAQPSPQLPSQMQQHQNTWSSAPSQSQSSWTQQTQEQPQQMISSWTPEQSQVPPPWTQPQSPSQTQPQWSHQPQKQAPPQSHSKTVSSGWTPRPQQGPVSNTAAAEPHKLAQQVKPWSPPQTSQTSPANRLNSYTPTSRAPAPASATSSMSRTGMGSAFEMPALKGKGAELFAKRQSRMEKYVVDSTTVQANQARPSSPTPSLPVSWKYSPNCRAPPPLSYNPLQSPSYPPGATKQPPSSSTTLKNKNKGKDKEKPAPKPLNVLDVMKHQPYQLKSSLFTYGPAAEKLAAENEAAQKLAAQQKAGAQAQPLPEAHAMASSTLVQNQDLRYDQVPGPYGFMASHQTQPPQQPYVTSTAMHDSPYHHTSDSYQPAPNVYQQVPYELHNPQHAYQQPPSSPYQQAPSLSYQQPPSYQTGPTPPYQTGPNMSYQASPTSCYQQAPSSYVIPACPVAARSDSASGSTIVAAPKPKFSAKKSDAQVWKPGTAKSADN